The segment CGCCCATGGTCTGGCCCATCTGCTGCTGCATCGGGTTGCCCATCGGCTGCAGCATCTGGCCGCCCATCGGCTGGACCAGCTGCTGCTGGCCGCCCATGGTCTGGCCCATCTGCTGCTGCTGCATCGGGTTGCCCATCGGGCCGCCCATGCCCTGCTGCTGGCCCATGCCCTGCTGCTGGCCGGCGGGCAGCTGCGGGGCGCCGGACGGCAGGCCCAGCGGCTGGTTGCCCATGCCCTGCTGGCCCATGCCCTGGCCCATGCCCTGCTGCTGGCCCATGCCCTGCTGCGGGCCGCCCAGCTGCTGCGGGCCGGGGCCCTGCTGGCCGGGCACCGGCGGGCCGGATATGGCGGCGGGGACGGGGGCGCCGGGGCGGCCGCCGTCCTGCGGGGCCTGCTCCTTGCGCATGTTGGCCTGGTTCTGCGCGGCGGCACGCGTGGCGGCGGCCAGCTTGGCCCGCAGGTCCTCGTTCTCGCGCAGCAGGCGGGTCAGCTCGGCTTCGACCTCGTCGAGGAAGGCATCGACCTCGTCCTCGTCATAGCCTTCGCGCAGCCGGACGGTCGTGAACTGCTTGTTCCGAACGTCCTCGGGGGTCAATGGCATCTCTTCACCTCAACGTGATCGTCGGACCGGCATCCTGTCGCATCGTTCAGAACGACAGGCGCTGCACGAGCGAGATCAGGACATACACAATGATCATCAGTACGAAGAAGGACAGGTCGAGCGCCACGCCCCCGAGACGCAACGGCGGGATGAAACGCCGAAGAAGCTTGAGTGGCGGATCTGTGACAGTGTACGTGGCCTCCAGCACCACGACCATGGTCTTCCCCGGACGCCATGAGCGGGCGAATTGGAACACCCAGTCCATGACGAGTCGGAAGAGCAGGATCAGCAGGAACACGGTCAGCACCCAGTAGAGCACCGAACCGAAGATCCCCATCGCGTCTCCCTCTCCCTGGCCGACGTTCCGTCAGTGACGCTCTGTCAACAGACCCACACGTGTGGTCGTGGGTTCGGGTCAGCTCTGGTTGAAGAACCCACCCTCGGCGATCCGAGCCTTGTCCTCCGCCGTTACATCGACGTTAGCAGGCGACAGCAGGAACACCTTCTGCGTCACGCGCTCGATACTGCCGTGCAGACCGAAGACCAGTCCAGCGGCGAAGTCTACGAGCCGCTTGGCGTCCGTGTCGTCCATCTCGGTCAAATTCATGATCACGGGAGTGCCGCCGCGGAACTGTTCGCCGATCGTACGGGCCTCGTTGTAGGTGCGGGGGTGCAGCGTGGTGATGCGGTAGGGCTCTCGTTCGTTGACGACCTTGGGCATGATCACCGGGGTGCTCTTCTCCAGGTTGCGGTGGCGCTCGGATGTGATGGACGACACGGGAGCCATCCGCGGCTGCTCCTGCCGGATCGGCACCGCGGCGGGCACCGGCTGGGGCGCGATGTGGGCCACGGGCGCCGGCTGCGGGGCGGGTGCGGCGGGGGCGGGAGCCGCGGCCGCGGACCGGAGGTCCTCGGTCCGGCCGGTGCGGATCGGCTCCGGGTCCGCGTCGTAGTCGTCGTCGGGGTCGTACCCCTGGCTGTCGTAGGTCTCGTCCTCGACCAGACCGAGATAGACCGCCATCTTGCGCATCGCGCCGGCCATGCTGCTGTCTCCTCCGCTCATGCGCTCACCGTGTCGCCCTGCGGATGCCGTGGTCCTCTTACGACCTGTCAGGCCGACGGTCCGTCAGACCGCGGAGTGTGCGCTCGGATGCGATCCACGGTTTACCTGCAGACTGATCATCTGCTAGGTTCTGTCCTATTTTGTCCTGCAGTCTGATCTACTTACTCGGTGACGTTACCCGAGCGGTGACCGCACTCCGAGTACCGCCGTACCGACGCGTACATGTGTCGCTCCGGCGGCGATGGCCTGCTCCAAGTCCCCACTCATGCCTGCGGAGACCATGGTGGCAGCCGGATGGGCCGCGCGTACGTCGCTTGCGATTTCCGCCAGCCGCGCGAAGGCCCGCGCCGGGTCGCCCGCCAGCGGTCCGGCGAGCGGTGCGACGGTCATCACACCGTCCAGTCGCAGCCCGGGCGTGTCGGCGATCCGCTCGGCCAGCGCGAGCACCTCGGCCGGGGCGACGCCCGCGCGGTGCTCGCCCTCCCCCGCCTCCTTCTCCAGGGCGACCTGCACCAGGCAGCCCAGCGGCGGGCGTTCGGCGGCGCGGACGGCGGCGGCCAGCGAGTCGACCAGCCGGGCCCGGTCCACCGAGTGCACGACGTCGGAGTAGCGGACCACCGAGCGGGCCTTGTTGGTCTGCAACTGGCCGACGAAGTGCCAGGTCAGCGGGAGTTCGACGCAGCGCTCGGCCTTCGGGGCGGCGTCCTGGTCGCGGTTCTCGGCGACGTCGGTGACGCCGAGCCCGGCGAGCAGCGCGCTGTCCTCGGCCGGGTAGGTCTTGGTCACCACGATCAGGGTGACCTCCCCGCGCGGGCGGCCGGCCGCGGCGCAGGCGTCGGCGATCCGGCGCTCGACCACGTCGAGGTTGGCGCCGAGCTGCTCGTAGCGGGCCCGCTGCCCCTCGGTGAGCGCGCCGGTGAACTCCGCGCGACCCGGGAACGGACCGTAGATGTCGTTCGTCATGAGTGTGAGGGCCCCAACCAGACGTAGCTCGCCAGTCGCCCGGTCCGCTGCTCCCGACGGTAGGAGTAGTGGTCCGGCGATTCGAGGGTGCAGACGGATGATCGCACCACATCCTGCACCCCCGCTCCGGCGAGCTGTGCGGCGACCCCGGCGGGGACGTCCAGCGCCGGGGTGCCCCAGGAGGTCTCGGCGTGCGCGGCCGGGACGAGCGCGGCGACCTCGGCGCGCATCGCGGCCGGCACCTCGTAGCAGCGGCCGCACACCGCGGGGCCGATCGCGGCGAGGATCCGCTCGGGCCGGGCGCCCAGTTCGCGCATCGCGGCGACCGCGGCGGGGACGACCCCGGCCGCCAGGCCCGGCCGTCCGGCGTGCGCCGCGCCGACCACTCCGGCGACCGGGTCGGCCAGCAGGACGGGCGCGCAGTCGGCGGTGAGCACGGCGAGGGCGAGCGGGCGGTCGGTGACCACCGCGTCCACGGTCGGGGCGGTGCCGTCGGGCTGCCGCCCGGTGACCACCGCGACCTCGGCGCCGTGCACCTGGTTCATCCAGACCACGTCGGCCGGGTCCAGCCCGAGTTCCCGGGCCGCGCGGAAACGGTTCTGCTTGACGGCTTCGGGCGAATCGCCCACCGCGCCGCCGAGGTTGAGCTCCCCGTACGGCGAGGTGCTCACCCCGCCCCACCGGGTGGTGGAGGCGAAGTGAGCACCGTCGCGGAAGACCGCTTGGATCACTTGAGGAAGTCCGGCACGTCGAGCTCCTCCGCGGGGCTCTCGACGTACGGCCGGTGCACCGGCTGCACCTGCGGCGGCACCGGCGGGGCGGTGGCCGTCACCGGGGCCGGTGCCTCGGCCGGGCGGGCCGCCGGCTCCTCGGGCCGGGTCACCGAGCCGATCGAGCCGTAGGACGGCCGGCCGGCCGGGCGCTCGGCGGCGGCCGGGGCCGAGGCCGAGGCCGCCGAGGAGGTGGACTTCACCACCGGCTCGCGGACGATGGCCGGCGGCTGCCCGCCGTCGAACCCGGCGGCGATCACGGTGACCCGGACCTCGTCGCCGAGCGCGTCGTCGATGACCGCGCCGAAGATGATGTTGGCCTCCGGGTGGGCGGCCTCGCTGACCAGCTGGGCGGCCTCGTTGATCTCGAACAGGCCGAGGTCCGAGCCGCCGGAGATGGAGAGCAGCACGCCGCGGGCGCCGTCGATGGACGCCTCCAGCAGCGGCGAGGAGATCGCCATCACGGCGGCGGCCTTGGCGCGGTCCTCGCCGCGGGCCGAGCCGATCCCCATCAGCGCCGAACCGGCGTCCGACATGACCGACTTGACGTCGGCGAAGTCCAGGTTGATCAGGCCGGGGGTGGTGATCAGGTCGGTGATGCCCTGGACACCGGAGAGCAGCACCTGGTCGGCGGAGCGGAACGCGTCCAGCACCGAGACCTGGCGGTCGGAGATCGACAGCAGCCGGTCGTTCGGGATGACGATCAGGGTGTCGACCTGCTCGCGCAGGCTGGCGATGCCGTCCTCGGCCTGGTTGGCGCGGCGGCGGCCCTCGAAGGTGAACGGGCGGGTGACCACGCCGATGGTCAGGGCGCCGAGCGAGCGGGCGATGTTGGCCACCACGGGCGCGCCGCCGGTGCCGGTGCCGCCGCCCTCGCCGGCCGTCACGAAGACCATGTCGGCCCCCTTGAGGACCTCCTCGATCTCCTCGCGGTGGTCCTCGGCGGCCTTCCGGCCGACCTCGGGGTTGGCGCCGGCGCCGAGGCCGCGGGTGAGTTCGCGGCCGACGTCGAGCTTCACGTCGGCGTCGCTCATCAGCAGCGCCTGGGCGTCGGTGTTGATCGCGATGAATTCGACGCCCTTGAGCCCGACCTCGATCATCCGGTTGATGGCGTTGACTCCGCCGCCGCCGATGCCGACGACCTTGATGACCGCGAGGTAATTCTGGGGTGCTGCCACGTCGGGGCCTCTCGCCTCGAATTTCCGGGTCGGCTCCCCTGGATTGTGAAGGCCGACGGATGTCGATGGGTGGGAAGCACGTGGTTCCAACCCGAACCCTAAACTTGAGGTTGAGGGTTATGGCTGTGCCGGTGTCACCGCGGTGTCGAGCACAGCTCGTTGACACAGGACAGTAGGTCGCAACCGGCGCGCGTTTCAACGAACACGCCGAGCTTCCCTTTTTCTTTTGAGCCTATGTGATCATCGACCCCTCGGTGAAACCGGGGTGACCACCAAGGGTCGGACCGGAGCCGTGGCTCCGTCAATACCGCCCCCGGACACAGAACTTACCGGATCAACCCGACACCGCCGGGGCATCCGGCGCACTCACGTCGTAATTCGACGCCTTCCGGCCGAGCAGCGCGGTCAGCACCTTCGCCTTCCGATCGGTCTGCTCCGCGCTCCCCCACCGGACGGTCGCGCCCGAGGAGAGCCCCAGCCGGATGTCGTCGTAGGAGTAGACCGTGAGCGAACCGGCCTGTTTCGCCACCTCCGGCGGCAGTCCGGCGGCCACCGTGACCGCCGCGCGGACCAGCGCCGGGCGGTCGATCACCGCCACCGCGTCCTGGGCCGGCCGGCTCAGTTCGAGGCCCACCACCGGGACGCCCGGCGGGGGCTGCGGCTCAGTGGCGAATTCCACACCGTCGGCGTCGACCTGGACGAAGCCGTCGCCGCCGTCGCGCCGGATCGCCGCCACCGGGCGGCGCTCGGTGACCTTCACCCGCAGGGTGTGCGGCCAGCCGCGCCAGACCTCGACCGAGGCGACCCGGGACAGCCCGGCCACCTCGCTCCGGGCCTCGTCCAGGTCGACCCGGGCCAGCGGGCCGCGGGCCGTGCCGCCGAGCGCCCGCTCGACGTCCTCCCGGCTCAGCCTGCCGGAGTCCAGTCCCTGGACGGCGACCCCGCGGACGTCCAGCGCGGCGGAGAAGAACACCGTCCAGCCGAGGGCGCCGACCACCAGCACGCCCAGGGCGACCAGCGCCCCGACGCCCCGGCGGGAGAGTCGGAGCCGGGGCGGGCGGGCGGGTTCGCCGTCCTCCCCGAGCTCCTCCTCGTACTCCTCGTCAGCCACGGCGGCGGCCGCCGCGGGCGGCCTCGATCGCCTCGTAGACCATCTGCACCAGCAGGTCGTCGGCGTCCCGGCGGCCGAACTCGGCGGCGGAGCGCGACATCTCCCACAGCTTGGCCGGATCGGTGAGCACCGGCAGGACGTTCTTCAGCACCCAGTCCGGGGTCAGCTCGGCGTCGTCGACCAGCAGGCCGCCGCCCGCCTTCACCATCGGCTGGGCGTTCAGGCGCTGCTCGCCGTTGCCGATCGGCAGCGGCACGAACGCGGCCGGCAGGCCCACCGCGGCCAGCTCGGCGACCGTCATCGCGCCGGCCCGGCAGAGCATCATGTCGGCCGCCGCGTAGGCCAGGTCCATCCGGTCCAGGTAGGGCAGCGCCCGGTACGGCGGCATGCCGGGGATGTCGTCGATGGTCGGCAGCTCGTTCTTCGGGCCGACCGCGTGCAGGATCTGCACGCCGTACTGCTGGAGCCGGGGCGCGATCGCCTGCACCGTCTCGTTCAGCCGGCGGGCGCCCTGCGAGCCGCCGGAGACCAGCAGGGTGGGCAGCCGCTGGTCGAGGCCGAAGTAGTGCCGGGCCTCCGGGCGGACGGTGCCGCGGTCCAGGGTGGCGATGGTGCGGCGCAGCGGGATGCCGATGTACCGGGAGTCGCGCAGCTTGGAGTCGGGGGTGGAGACCGCGACGAAGTCGCTGTAGCGGGCGCCGATCTTGTTGGCCAGGCCGGGGCGGGCGTTGGCCTCGTGCACCACGATCGGCACGCCGGCCCGCTTGGCCGCGAGGTAGGCGGGCATCGCGACGTAGCCGCCGAAGCCGACCACGGCGTCCGCCTTGACCCGCTCGATGACCTCCTGGGCGGCGCGCACGGTGCCGCGCAGCCGGCCCGGGACGGTGATCAGCTCCGGGGTGGGCTTGCGGGGCAGCGGGACGGCCGGGATCAGCGCCAGCTCGTAGCCGCGCTCCGGGACCAGCCGGGTCTCCAGGCCGCGCTCGGTGCCGAGGGCGGTGATCCCGATCGACGGGTCGTGCCTGCGCAGCGCGTCCGCGAGCGCCATGGCCGGCTCGATGTGACCGGCGGTCCCGCCGCCGGCGAGTACGACATGCACCGAAATTCACCGCTCCCTGCGCGGCGGCCGGGCGGCCTCGCGCGCTGTGGTTTTCCTACCTGGCAGCACCCGGCCCAGGACGGGCCCGAACCGGGAGTTGGCCCCCTTCCGCCACTTGCGGGGCCGGGCAGCCAGCGCTGCCTTCGCCGCCGGGGTGCTGCGTGCGAAGCAGAGCAACAGCCCGATGGCGCACATGGCCGACAGCATCGCGGAGCCGCCGTACGAGAACAGCGGCAGCGGGACGCCCGCGATGGGCAGGAGTCCCAGCGCCGACCCCAGGTTGACCACGGCCTGAGCCATGATCCACGTGGTGGCGGCGCCCGCCGCGTACCGCACGAAGGGGTCCGTGGTGCCGAGGGCCACTCGGATACCCGCGTAGCCTAGTGCCGCGAAGAGCGCGAGCACCGACAGCGTCCCCACCAGTCCGAGTTCCTCGCCGGTCGCGGCGAAGATGAAGTCGGTGTGGGCCTCCGGCAGTTGCCCCCACTTCTCCACCCCGGCGCCCAGTCCGGACCCGAACGGTCCGCCCGCGGCCAGCGCGTAGAGGCCGTGCAGGGCCTGGAAGCAGTCCAGGTTGGGGTCGGGCTTGGTGACGCCGACGCAGGCGAGCCGGCCGAGCCGGTGCGGCACCGTGATGATCAGCGCGGTGCAGGCGACCACCGCGATGCCGAGGGTGGCGGCGAACAGCCGCAGCGGGGCGCCGACCATCCAGAGCAGGCCGAACAGCATCGCGATCAGCACCATGGTGGTGCCCATGTCGCCGCCGACCATGATCAGCATCATCAGCACGACGGTGCCGGGCACCAGCGGGACCAGCAGGTGCTTCCACTGGTCGAGCATGTGGGTGCGCTGCTTGCGGGCCAGCAGGTCGGCGGCCCACAGCAGCAGGGCGAGCTTGGCGAACTCGGACGGCTGGATCTGGAAGAAGCCCAGGCTGATCCAGTTCCGGTTGCCGTTGATCCGCACGCCGACGCCGGGGATCGCCACCAGCACCAGCGCGCCGACCACGCCGAACAGCAGCGGGTAGACGGCGGTGCGCAGCACCCGCACCGGGGCCCGGGTCAGCAGCACGGCGATCGCGCCGCCGAGCAGCAGGGCGACCAGCTGCTTGCGGAAGAAGAACGTCATCGGCAGGCCGTACTCCACCACCACGCTCTGCGAGGCGGAGAACACCATCACCAGGCCGAGCACCACCAGCAGCAGGGCCGCGCCGAGGATCAGGTAGTACGGGGTGAGCGGGCGGGCCATCAGGTAGCCGAAGCGCTCGCGGGCGGCCCGGAAGCGGGCGACCGGGCCGGCCGACTTGAAGGTGGTGGTGGTGGCCGAGATCAGCTGGAGGCCGCGCGGCGGCTCCTTCTCCCTGGTCGGCACCACGGCTCCTCTCGGTTCGGCTCACGGGCTACGGGCGCGCCGGGGTCGTCCGACGGCGAGGCCGCGCCCGGCGGTGTGCCGCCGGCGGGCGCGACCTCGTGGTGCGTGCTTCAGGCCCGCAGGGCCCGGACGGCGGCGGCGAACGCGTCGCCGCGCTCACCGTAGTGGGTGAACATGTCCATCGACGCGCAGGCGGGTGCCAGCAGGACGGTGTCGCCCTTCTCGGCGGCGGCGGCCGCGGCGGCGACGATCGCGGTCATCGCCTCGGCGCCAGTCTGGCCCGGGGCGGGCTCGAGGACCGGGACTTCTGGGGCGTGTCGCTCCAGCGCCTCCCGGATCAGCCCGCGGTCCTGGCCGATCAGCACGGCGGCCCGCAGCCGGGGCGCGGCGGCCGCGACCAGCTCGTCGAAGGTGGCGCCCTTGGCGAGGCCGCCGGCGATCCAGACCACCGGCCGGTACGCGGCCAGCGAGGCGGCGGCGGCGTGCGTGTTGGTGGCCTTGGAGTCGTTCACGTAGGCCACGCCGTCGATCTCGGCGACGTGCGCGATCCGGTGCGCGTCCGGGGTGAAGGCGCGCAGCCCGTCCCGGACCGCCTTGGCGTCGACGCCGTAGGCGCGGGCCAGCGCGGCGGCGGCCAGCGCGTTGGCGATGTTGTGCGGGGCCGGCGGGTTGACGTCGGCGACGGCGCCGAGTTCGGCGGCGGAGTTGGCCCGGTCGGCGACGAACGCCCGGTCGACCAGCAGCCCGTCGACCACGCCGAGGTTGGAGACGCTCGGCGCGTCCAGGCCGAAGCCGACGGCCCGGCAGCCCTCCTCGACGTCGGCCTCGCGGACCAGCGCCTCGGTGGCGGGGTCGGCCAGGTTGTAGACGCAGGCGACCTGGTTGCCTTCGTAGATCCGGCCCTTGGCGGCGGCGTACGCCTCCATCGAGCCGTGCCAGTCGAGGTGGTCGGGCGCCAGGTTGAGCACCGCGCCGGAGTGCACCCGCAGCGAGGGCGCCCAGTGCAGCTGGTAGCTGGAGAGCTCGACGGCGAGCACGTCGTACGGCTCCTCGGCGAGCACCGCGTCCAGCACCGGGACGCCGACGTTGCCGACGGCGGCGGTGCGCTTGCCGGCGGCGGTCAGGATGGACGCCAGCATCTGGACGGTGGTGGTCTTGCCGTTGGTGCCGGTGACGGCCAGCCAGGGGGCCGGCTCGCCGGTGGCGGGGTGCGGGGCGCGCAGCCGCCAGGCGAGTTCGACGTCGCCCCAGACCGGGACGCCGGCCGCGGCGGCCGCGGCGAACAGCGGGCCGTCGGGGGCCCAGCCGGGCGAGGTGACGACCAGCGCGGTGCCGTCCGGCAGGGTGGCGCCGTCGCCGAGGCGGACGGCGAGGCCCTGCTCGACCAGCGGGGCGGCCTTGGCCGCGAGGCCCGGCCCGTCCCCGCCGTCGACGACGGTGACGTGCGCGCCGAGCCGGTGCAGGACGCGGGCGGCGCTGATCCCGGAGAGGCCGAGTCCCGTGACGACGACCGGCAGTCCGGCCCACTCCGGGTTGTTCATCCGGTCACCCATCCCGCGTAGAAGAGTCCGAGGCCGACGGCCACGCACAGGCCCTGGATGATCCAGAACCGGACCACGATCAGGACCTCGCTCCAGCCCTTCAGTTCGAAGTGGTGCTGGAGCGGTGCCATCTTGAAAACGCGCTTGCCGGTCATCCGGAACGAGCCGACCTGGATGATCACCGAAAGGGTGATGATCACGAACAGGCCGCCGAGGATGGCGAGCAGCAGCTCGGTGCGGGAGACGATGGCCAGGCCGGCCAGCGCGCCGCCGAGGGCCAGCGAGCCGGTGTCGCCCATGAAGATCTTGGCGGGCGAGGTGTTCCACCACAGGAAGCCGAAGCAGGAGCCCATCAGCGCGGCGGCGACCACGGCGAGGTCCAGCGGGTCGCGGACGTCGTAGCAGGACGCGGTGGCCTTGATCGCGTAGGCGCAGTTCTGGCCGTGCTCCCAGAGGCCGATGAAGGTGTACGCGCCGAACACCATCACCGAGGCGCCGGTGGCCAGGCCGTCCAGACCGTCCGTCAGGTTCACGCCGTTCGACATCGCGGCGATCATGAAGTACGCCCAGATGACGAACAGCACCGGGCCGATCGCCCACTTGAAGTCCTGCACGAACGACAGGTGGTCGGAGGCCGGGGTCAGGCCGCGGCTGTCGCTGAACTGCATGGCCAGGATGGCGAAGGCGAGGGCGACGAAGGACTGGCCGAGCAGCTTCGCCTTGGCCCGCAGGCCCAGCGAGCGGCGCTTGACCACCTTGATGTAGTCGTCCAGGAAGCCGACCAGGCCGAGGCCGGTGGTCAGGAACAGCACCAGCAGGCCGGAGGCGGTGGGCAGCTCACCCGTTATCGCCTTGGTCGCGAAGTAGGCGATCAGGGTGGCCAGGATGAAGGCGATGCCGCCCATCGTGGGCGTGCCGCGCTTGCTGTGGTGCGCCTTGGGGCCGTCGTCGCGGATGTACTGGCCGTAGCCGTGCTTGGCGAGCAGCTTGATCAGGGCGGGGGTGCCGAGCAGGGTCAGCACCAGGCCGATCATGCCGGAGAAGAGGATCTGCTTCACTTCGCGGCACCGTCCGCGAGCAGCGCCTCGGCGACCCTCTCCAGCCCCACCGAACGGGAGGCCTTCACCAGGACCACGTCCCCCGGCCGGACCTGACTGCGCAGCAGCTCGATCGCCGCGTCCGCGTCGGACACCAGCACCGACTCCTCACCCCACGAACCTTCGTTCCTCGCGCCCAGTTCCATCCGGGCCGCCTCGCGTCCGCCGACCGCCACCAGCTTGGTGATGTCCAGCCGCACCGCGAGTCTTCCGATGGTGTCGTGCTCGTCGAGGCTGTCCTCGCCGAGCTCCCGCATCTCGCCGAGCACCGCCCAGGTGCGGCGGCGCTCCGGGCCGGTGCCCGCCATCGTCGCGAGGGCCCGCAGCGCGGCCCGCATCGATTCCGGGTTCGCGTTGTAGGCGTCGTTGACGACGGTGAGGCCATCGGCCCGGTCGACCACCTCCATGCGCCAGCGGGACAGCGCACCCGCCTCGCTGAGTGCTTCGGCGACGCGGTCGACGGGCATCCCGAGCTCCACCGCCACCGCGGCGGCGGCGAGGGCGTTCGAGACGTGGTGCTCACCGTACAGGCGCAGCCGCACGGGCGCGGAACCGGCCGGGGTGCTGAGCGTGAACTGGGGCCTGCCGGTGGCGTCCAGGCGAACGTCGGTGGCCCGGACGTGGGCGTCCGGGGACTCGCCGAACAGCACGACCCGGGCCCTGGTGCGGCTGCTCATCGCGCGCACCAG is part of the Kitasatospora setae KM-6054 genome and harbors:
- the murG gene encoding undecaprenyldiphospho-muramoylpentapeptide beta-N-acetylglucosaminyltransferase is translated as MHVVLAGGGTAGHIEPAMALADALRRHDPSIGITALGTERGLETRLVPERGYELALIPAVPLPRKPTPELITVPGRLRGTVRAAQEVIERVKADAVVGFGGYVAMPAYLAAKRAGVPIVVHEANARPGLANKIGARYSDFVAVSTPDSKLRDSRYIGIPLRRTIATLDRGTVRPEARHYFGLDQRLPTLLVSGGSQGARRLNETVQAIAPRLQQYGVQILHAVGPKNELPTIDDIPGMPPYRALPYLDRMDLAYAAADMMLCRAGAMTVAELAAVGLPAAFVPLPIGNGEQRLNAQPMVKAGGGLLVDDAELTPDWVLKNVLPVLTDPAKLWEMSRSAAEFGRRDADDLLVQMVYEAIEAARGGRRRG
- the mraY gene encoding phospho-N-acetylmuramoyl-pentapeptide-transferase — its product is MKQILFSGMIGLVLTLLGTPALIKLLAKHGYGQYIRDDGPKAHHSKRGTPTMGGIAFILATLIAYFATKAITGELPTASGLLVLFLTTGLGLVGFLDDYIKVVKRRSLGLRAKAKLLGQSFVALAFAILAMQFSDSRGLTPASDHLSFVQDFKWAIGPVLFVIWAYFMIAAMSNGVNLTDGLDGLATGASVMVFGAYTFIGLWEHGQNCAYAIKATASCYDVRDPLDLAVVAAALMGSCFGFLWWNTSPAKIFMGDTGSLALGGALAGLAIVSRTELLLAILGGLFVIITLSVIIQVGSFRMTGKRVFKMAPLQHHFELKGWSEVLIVVRFWIIQGLCVAVGLGLFYAGWVTG
- the ftsZ gene encoding cell division protein FtsZ; this encodes MAAPQNYLAVIKVVGIGGGGVNAINRMIEVGLKGVEFIAINTDAQALLMSDADVKLDVGRELTRGLGAGANPEVGRKAAEDHREEIEEVLKGADMVFVTAGEGGGTGTGGAPVVANIARSLGALTIGVVTRPFTFEGRRRANQAEDGIASLREQVDTLIVIPNDRLLSISDRQVSVLDAFRSADQVLLSGVQGITDLITTPGLINLDFADVKSVMSDAGSALMGIGSARGEDRAKAAAVMAISSPLLEASIDGARGVLLSISGGSDLGLFEINEAAQLVSEAAHPEANIIFGAVIDDALGDEVRVTVIAAGFDGGQPPAIVREPVVKSTSSAASASAPAAAERPAGRPSYGSIGSVTRPEEPAARPAEAPAPVTATAPPVPPQVQPVHRPYVESPAEELDVPDFLK
- a CDS encoding cell division protein SepF, producing the protein MAGAMRKMAVYLGLVEDETYDSQGYDPDDDYDADPEPIRTGRTEDLRSAAAAPAPAAPAPQPAPVAHIAPQPVPAAVPIRQEQPRMAPVSSITSERHRNLEKSTPVIMPKVVNEREPYRITTLHPRTYNEARTIGEQFRGGTPVIMNLTEMDDTDAKRLVDFAAGLVFGLHGSIERVTQKVFLLSPANVDVTAEDKARIAEGGFFNQS
- a CDS encoding YggS family pyridoxal phosphate-dependent enzyme, which gives rise to MTNDIYGPFPGRAEFTGALTEGQRARYEQLGANLDVVERRIADACAAAGRPRGEVTLIVVTKTYPAEDSALLAGLGVTDVAENRDQDAAPKAERCVELPLTWHFVGQLQTNKARSVVRYSDVVHSVDRARLVDSLAAAVRAAERPPLGCLVQVALEKEAGEGEHRAGVAPAEVLALAERIADTPGLRLDGVMTVAPLAGPLAGDPARAFARLAEIASDVRAAHPAATMVSAGMSGDLEQAIAAGATHVRVGTAVLGVRSPLG
- the pgeF gene encoding peptidoglycan editing factor PgeF, whose amino-acid sequence is MIQAVFRDGAHFASTTRWGGVSTSPYGELNLGGAVGDSPEAVKQNRFRAARELGLDPADVVWMNQVHGAEVAVVTGRQPDGTAPTVDAVVTDRPLALAVLTADCAPVLLADPVAGVVGAAHAGRPGLAAGVVPAAVAAMRELGARPERILAAIGPAVCGRCYEVPAAMRAEVAALVPAAHAETSWGTPALDVPAGVAAQLAGAGVQDVVRSSVCTLESPDHYSYRREQRTGRLASYVWLGPSHS
- a CDS encoding UDP-N-acetylmuramoyl-tripeptide--D-alanyl-D-alanine ligase, yielding MIALTLAEAAQAVGGTLDGADPQALITGAVVTDNRRIEPGGLFVCVRGERVDGHDYAAKAVADGAVAVLATRPVGVPAILVDDVVVALGRLARAVVARAADVRIVGLTGSSGKTSTKDLIAQVLAGHGETVFPAGSNNNEIGHPLTALRIAPSTRHLVMEMGARHKGDIEYLTGITPPTVGLVLNIGTAHLGEFGSREGIAEAKGEMVEALSPEGVAVLNADDPLVRAMSSRTRARVVLFGESPDAHVRATDVRLDATGRPQFTLSTPAGSAPVRLRLYGEHHVSNALAAAAVAVELGMPVDRVAEALSEAGALSRWRMEVVDRADGLTVVNDAYNANPESMRAALRALATMAGTGPERRRTWAVLGEMRELGEDSLDEHDTIGRLAVRLDITKLVAVGGREAARMELGARNEGSWGEESVLVSDADAAIELLRSQVRPGDVVLVKASRSVGLERVAEALLADGAAK
- a CDS encoding YggT family protein — protein: MGIFGSVLYWVLTVFLLILLFRLVMDWVFQFARSWRPGKTMVVVLEATYTVTDPPLKLLRRFIPPLRLGGVALDLSFFVLMIIVYVLISLVQRLSF
- the murD gene encoding UDP-N-acetylmuramoyl-L-alanine--D-glutamate ligase, with the protein product MGDRMNNPEWAGLPVVVTGLGLSGISAARVLHRLGAHVTVVDGGDGPGLAAKAAPLVEQGLAVRLGDGATLPDGTALVVTSPGWAPDGPLFAAAAAAGVPVWGDVELAWRLRAPHPATGEPAPWLAVTGTNGKTTTVQMLASILTAAGKRTAAVGNVGVPVLDAVLAEEPYDVLAVELSSYQLHWAPSLRVHSGAVLNLAPDHLDWHGSMEAYAAAKGRIYEGNQVACVYNLADPATEALVREADVEEGCRAVGFGLDAPSVSNLGVVDGLLVDRAFVADRANSAAELGAVADVNPPAPHNIANALAAAALARAYGVDAKAVRDGLRAFTPDAHRIAHVAEIDGVAYVNDSKATNTHAAAASLAAYRPVVWIAGGLAKGATFDELVAAAAPRLRAAVLIGQDRGLIREALERHAPEVPVLEPAPGQTGAEAMTAIVAAAAAAAEKGDTVLLAPACASMDMFTHYGERGDAFAAAVRALRA
- the ftsW gene encoding putative lipid II flippase FtsW — its product is MVPTREKEPPRGLQLISATTTTFKSAGPVARFRAARERFGYLMARPLTPYYLILGAALLLVVLGLVMVFSASQSVVVEYGLPMTFFFRKQLVALLLGGAIAVLLTRAPVRVLRTAVYPLLFGVVGALVLVAIPGVGVRINGNRNWISLGFFQIQPSEFAKLALLLWAADLLARKQRTHMLDQWKHLLVPLVPGTVVLMMLIMVGGDMGTTMVLIAMLFGLLWMVGAPLRLFAATLGIAVVACTALIITVPHRLGRLACVGVTKPDPNLDCFQALHGLYALAAGGPFGSGLGAGVEKWGQLPEAHTDFIFAATGEELGLVGTLSVLALFAALGYAGIRVALGTTDPFVRYAAGAATTWIMAQAVVNLGSALGLLPIAGVPLPLFSYGGSAMLSAMCAIGLLLCFARSTPAAKAALAARPRKWRKGANSRFGPVLGRVLPGRKTTAREAARPPRRER
- a CDS encoding cell division protein FtsQ/DivIB translates to MADEEYEEELGEDGEPARPPRLRLSRRGVGALVALGVLVVGALGWTVFFSAALDVRGVAVQGLDSGRLSREDVERALGGTARGPLARVDLDEARSEVAGLSRVASVEVWRGWPHTLRVKVTERRPVAAIRRDGGDGFVQVDADGVEFATEPQPPPGVPVVGLELSRPAQDAVAVIDRPALVRAAVTVAAGLPPEVAKQAGSLTVYSYDDIRLGLSSGATVRWGSAEQTDRKAKVLTALLGRKASNYDVSAPDAPAVSG